A stretch of the Veillonella parvula DSM 2008 genome encodes the following:
- a CDS encoding thioredoxin family protein produces the protein MAITAITSVQEFDEKVLGAKGLAIVDFWAGWCEPCTVMRPEIEDVAERLKGQVEFFSVNAEDKNLRGILLKEDVDGIPSLVFFRDGKMLDSLVGYKKADMLESLIKEVI, from the coding sequence ATGGCAATTACAGCAATTACTAGTGTACAAGAATTTGATGAGAAAGTGCTTGGCGCTAAAGGTTTAGCTATTGTTGATTTTTGGGCTGGTTGGTGCGAACCTTGCACCGTTATGCGTCCAGAGATTGAAGACGTAGCAGAGCGTTTAAAAGGTCAAGTAGAATTCTTTAGTGTTAATGCAGAAGATAAAAATCTTCGTGGTATTTTGTTAAAAGAAGATGTTGATGGTATTCCATCCTTAGTATTCTTCCGAGATGGTAAAATGCTTGATTCCCTTGTGGGTTATAAAAAAGCAGATATGCTTGAGTCTCTAATAAAGGAAGTTATCTAA
- a CDS encoding HyaD/HybD family hydrogenase maturation endopeptidase translates to MTNTSTDIISGLEQYADSEGPRIDLNSLYDDGDNEIILLGVGNILLTDEGLGVHVVKELKESFTFTPAISIIDGGTMGMELLTYMRGMKKILLVDAINGGDAPGTIYEFPHKELEQYFTEHISVHEVGMQDILRIRAIQEDPLEDAVVIGVEPESLEIGFEPSEPVQCALPEVKKRVLNVLREWGVVAEPKAQSENFI, encoded by the coding sequence ATGACTAATACAAGTACTGATATCATCAGTGGCTTGGAACAATACGCGGACTCAGAGGGTCCGCGTATTGATTTAAATAGCCTTTATGATGATGGAGACAATGAAATTATCCTACTTGGAGTCGGCAATATTTTGCTTACCGATGAGGGATTAGGTGTTCATGTAGTAAAAGAATTGAAAGAATCTTTCACATTTACGCCTGCGATTTCTATTATTGACGGTGGCACTATGGGAATGGAATTACTTACGTATATGCGTGGTATGAAGAAAATCCTTCTTGTAGACGCTATTAATGGCGGAGATGCTCCAGGAACTATATATGAATTTCCTCATAAGGAATTAGAACAATATTTTACGGAACATATTTCTGTACATGAAGTAGGAATGCAAGATATTTTACGTATCCGTGCTATTCAAGAGGATCCATTAGAAGATGCAGTGGTTATCGGTGTAGAGCCGGAATCATTGGAAATTGGTTTTGAACCTAGCGAGCCGGTACAATGCGCCTTGCCTGAGGTTAAGAAACGTGTTTTGAATGTACTACGAGAATGGGGCGTAGTAGCTGAGCCTAAAGCACAAAGTGAAAATTTCATATAG
- a CDS encoding Nif3-like dinuclear metal center hexameric protein, which translates to MTTVQQIITVMEQLAPRSYAESWDNVGLMVGDRNAVVTGVVTTLDVTEEAVEYAIEQNCNLIVSHHPLIFKGLKQISCDTAQGRTINKLIQHKIAVYSAHTNLDIAPGGLNDMLAKQLGLTDIKGFIKTGEEALYKVTTFVPESSADAVRMAMGDAGAGRIGNYEYCSFSTHGEGRFVGNEDSHPVIGSAGALTVAPEVQVNAIVDGTHLSEVVAAMKSAHPYEEVAYEVLNIVEPTSSTQYLGRVGRLPNALNLDSFREWIQDALPDANIRFAGVAPETIQSIALCSGAGAEFIKDAARLHVDAYITGDVKYHEAQMAKELGLLVVDAGHFGTESIVARGLCDYLISVGFTVPVKAFTEQNDFFFV; encoded by the coding sequence ATGACGACGGTTCAACAAATTATTACTGTAATGGAACAACTAGCACCCCGCTCCTATGCAGAGTCTTGGGATAATGTAGGACTCATGGTGGGCGATCGGAATGCAGTTGTTACAGGTGTTGTGACTACATTAGACGTAACAGAAGAGGCCGTAGAATATGCTATTGAACAGAATTGTAATTTAATTGTTAGCCATCACCCATTGATCTTTAAAGGATTGAAACAGATATCATGTGATACTGCTCAAGGGCGTACAATCAATAAGCTGATTCAACATAAAATTGCCGTATACAGTGCACATACAAATCTTGATATTGCACCAGGCGGTCTCAATGATATGTTGGCAAAGCAATTGGGCCTCACAGATATTAAGGGCTTTATTAAAACTGGTGAAGAGGCGCTCTATAAGGTGACCACCTTTGTACCTGAAAGCTCGGCTGATGCGGTTCGTATGGCTATGGGCGATGCAGGGGCAGGCCGAATTGGTAATTATGAGTATTGCAGTTTCAGTACCCATGGTGAAGGGCGCTTTGTTGGTAATGAAGATTCTCATCCTGTCATTGGTTCAGCTGGTGCTTTGACAGTGGCTCCTGAGGTACAAGTAAATGCTATAGTCGATGGTACGCATTTAAGCGAAGTCGTAGCGGCTATGAAATCAGCTCATCCGTATGAAGAGGTGGCTTATGAGGTTTTAAATATAGTTGAGCCTACTAGTTCAACTCAATATCTAGGCCGGGTAGGTCGCTTGCCTAATGCATTAAACTTAGATTCTTTCCGTGAATGGATACAAGATGCTTTGCCTGATGCCAATATTCGCTTTGCCGGTGTTGCGCCAGAAACAATTCAATCCATTGCGCTATGCTCCGGAGCAGGTGCTGAATTTATTAAAGATGCTGCTCGATTACATGTAGATGCCTATATCACAGGTGATGTGAAGTATCATGAGGCGCAAATGGCTAAGGAGTTGGGTTTGCTCGTAGTTGATGCGGGTCATTTTGGAACTGAGTCTATAGTGGCGCGTGGTTTGTGTGACTATTTAATCTCTGTAGGATTTACTGTTCCTGTGAAAGCTTTTACAGAACAAAATGATTTCTTCTTTGTGTAA
- the folE gene encoding GTP cyclohydrolase I, with amino-acid sequence MDTKKIESLIYQLLEALGEDPNRDGLLETPKRVAQMMEEVYEGIQYTNAEIAEMYGKTFAVDTNQMVVVKDITCFSHCEHHMALMYDMSISIGYIPKGHVIGLSKIPRIAEMCCKRLQLQEKIGEDIAEVISLATGSDDVIVHIISSHSCMSARGIKSTDSQTTTLTTKGVFNEDHMIHRFMLMKQS; translated from the coding sequence ATGGATACAAAAAAAATAGAATCACTTATATATCAGTTGTTAGAAGCATTAGGTGAGGATCCTAATCGGGACGGTTTGTTAGAAACACCGAAACGGGTGGCTCAAATGATGGAAGAGGTATATGAAGGCATTCAGTATACAAATGCTGAAATTGCAGAAATGTATGGTAAAACCTTCGCTGTAGATACAAATCAAATGGTAGTAGTAAAGGATATTACTTGCTTCTCTCATTGTGAACATCATATGGCATTGATGTATGATATGAGTATCAGTATTGGGTATATACCAAAAGGTCATGTCATAGGTTTATCTAAGATTCCTCGCATAGCTGAAATGTGTTGCAAGCGTTTACAATTGCAAGAAAAAATTGGTGAAGATATTGCGGAAGTAATTTCTTTAGCGACAGGGTCTGATGATGTTATTGTGCACATTATATCGTCCCACAGCTGCATGAGTGCAAGAGGCATTAAATCTACAGATAGCCAAACGACTACACTAACTACTAAAGGCGTATTTAACGAAGATCATATGATTCACCGTTTTATGCTAATGAAACAGTCTTAA
- a CDS encoding hydrogenase small subunit, giving the protein MKNRINSLWTLFQERRLSRRTFMKSCVALTAILGLPPTMLDTFVKAAETTELPTVIWLHGHECTGCSESFIRSSSPFTSDVILNMISLEYDDTLAAASGAPLEEHLEKIIKEKAGKYILAVEGGVPLDEDGVYCTVGGRTFKESLLEAAKGAAAIIEYGSCASWGGIQAAKPNPTNTVSVSSVVSGKPIIKVPGCPPIPEVMTGVIMHYALFGQIPPLDSQGRPKQFYGNRIHDTCYRRAFFDSGLFVEKFDDDASKSGWCLYKVGCRGPQTYNSCGNLRWWNGLSYPIQSGHGCIGCSEKGFWDNDVFYKRLPDIPLANTITTADTIGTVAAVGATAAVIVHGAATLTRNKILDMKEEKRLKEQGLWDEKKHNNGGGH; this is encoded by the coding sequence ATGAAGAATCGTATAAATAGTTTGTGGACACTCTTCCAAGAACGCCGTTTGAGTCGACGCACATTTATGAAATCCTGTGTAGCACTCACTGCTATTTTAGGTCTACCTCCAACGATGTTAGACACCTTTGTTAAGGCTGCCGAAACAACTGAATTACCTACGGTGATTTGGTTGCATGGTCATGAATGTACTGGTTGTAGTGAATCTTTTATCCGTTCATCCTCTCCCTTTACTTCTGATGTTATTTTGAACATGATTTCTCTTGAATATGATGATACTTTGGCGGCAGCGTCTGGTGCACCATTAGAGGAACATTTAGAAAAAATCATCAAAGAAAAAGCCGGTAAATATATCTTGGCTGTTGAAGGTGGCGTACCACTTGATGAAGATGGTGTTTATTGCACAGTAGGTGGACGTACATTTAAAGAATCCCTATTAGAAGCAGCTAAAGGAGCTGCAGCAATCATAGAATATGGTTCTTGTGCTTCTTGGGGCGGTATACAGGCGGCAAAACCAAATCCAACAAATACAGTTTCTGTATCTTCCGTTGTATCTGGTAAGCCTATTATCAAGGTTCCTGGCTGCCCTCCAATTCCGGAGGTTATGACTGGTGTAATTATGCATTATGCATTATTTGGTCAAATTCCACCTCTTGATTCTCAAGGCCGTCCTAAACAATTTTATGGCAATCGTATTCACGACACATGCTACCGTCGTGCCTTCTTTGACTCTGGTCTCTTCGTTGAAAAATTTGACGATGATGCATCTAAATCTGGTTGGTGCCTATACAAGGTAGGTTGTCGTGGACCTCAAACATATAATTCTTGTGGTAATCTACGTTGGTGGAATGGTTTATCCTATCCAATTCAATCCGGTCACGGTTGTATTGGTTGCTCTGAAAAGGGCTTCTGGGATAATGATGTGTTCTACAAACGATTACCAGATATTCCATTGGCTAATACTATCACAACTGCTGATACAATCGGTACAGTAGCTGCCGTTGGTGCCACTGCAGCGGTTATCGTTCATGGTGCAGCAACTCTTACGCGTAATAAAATTCTTGATATGAAAGAAGAAAAACGCTTAAAAGAACAAGGCTTATGGGATGAAAAGAAACATAATAATGGAGGAGGTCACTAA
- a CDS encoding C40 family peptidase, which produces MKSKYSKVKITALTLTFVCATTAMVGATTLQYGDKGKSVTAVQQQLIKHGYNATDKNGVYGKETKWAVRLFQQDRGLPVDGIVGPATYNALMGAPRSTKAVLTQNAATKAVATKSAFTNSNATSRRIAGQSINGKNVKLNNITKNETPSSIHAILAEADKYRGVPYVFGGTTPSGFDCSGYVKYVFEKQGISLPRLADEQYNVGVEVSRANLKAGDLVFFETYEPGPSHSGIYIGDGKFISATSSRGVAVADLDTGYWGERYIGAKRVVR; this is translated from the coding sequence ATGAAGTCAAAATATAGTAAGGTTAAAATAACGGCATTAACATTAACTTTTGTGTGTGCCACAACAGCCATGGTTGGCGCAACAACATTACAATATGGTGATAAGGGCAAAAGTGTTACAGCGGTTCAACAACAACTAATTAAACACGGCTATAATGCTACAGATAAAAATGGTGTATATGGTAAGGAAACGAAGTGGGCAGTTCGTTTGTTCCAACAAGATCGTGGCCTTCCAGTGGATGGTATCGTAGGCCCTGCTACGTATAACGCATTGATGGGTGCTCCTCGTTCTACGAAGGCAGTATTGACTCAAAATGCAGCGACTAAAGCAGTAGCAACGAAATCCGCTTTTACAAACAGCAACGCGACATCCCGTCGTATCGCTGGTCAATCCATTAATGGCAAGAACGTTAAATTAAACAATATTACGAAAAATGAAACACCTAGCAGCATTCACGCAATCTTGGCAGAAGCTGACAAATACCGCGGTGTACCCTATGTATTTGGCGGTACTACTCCAAGTGGCTTTGACTGCTCTGGTTATGTTAAATATGTATTTGAAAAACAAGGTATTTCCTTACCACGTTTGGCAGATGAACAGTATAACGTAGGTGTTGAAGTTTCTCGTGCGAACTTGAAAGCAGGGGATTTGGTATTCTTCGAAACATATGAACCAGGTCCATCTCACTCTGGCATTTATATTGGCGATGGCAAGTTCATTAGCGCCACTTCCAGTCGTGGTGTTGCAGTAGCAGATCTTGATACTGGCTATTGGGGTGAACGTTACATCGGCGCAAAACGCGTTGTACGCTAA
- the cybH gene encoding Ni/Fe-hydrogenase, b-type cytochrome subunit has product MLIHTDKKAYVVFSLWLRIFHWTMVLSVTALFWTGLYIGDPGFAAITGNPEPTFAIDGWFSMETMRRIHFIAGVILTFSFIFRFAGALWNRGDRLLPKFRQKRYWYGLKETTLHYLMIPQKHEHHWLRNSLARTAYMMVYIMFFFEILTGFAMYSMVNPNGILGTLFAPVVTLFGGEYKVHVIHHYIAWGFLFFTIVHVYMAFREDVMEESGEVSAMVSGMKYYAHDPIDIEDLNGKRRRGERIDKPSGTTYRPSDPNDPRERELQEND; this is encoded by the coding sequence ATGTTAATACATACTGACAAAAAGGCGTATGTCGTATTTAGTCTATGGCTGCGCATATTCCACTGGACTATGGTACTTAGTGTAACTGCATTGTTCTGGACTGGCTTATATATCGGTGATCCAGGCTTTGCTGCGATTACGGGTAACCCTGAACCAACCTTTGCTATTGATGGCTGGTTCTCTATGGAAACTATGCGTCGTATCCATTTCATTGCAGGTGTTATCTTAACGTTCTCCTTTATCTTCCGTTTTGCAGGCGCTCTTTGGAACAGAGGGGATAGATTATTACCTAAATTCCGTCAAAAACGGTATTGGTACGGTCTTAAAGAAACAACATTGCACTATTTAATGATTCCTCAAAAACATGAACATCATTGGCTTCGTAATTCCTTAGCTAGAACTGCGTATATGATGGTATACATTATGTTCTTCTTTGAAATTTTAACGGGTTTTGCAATGTATTCGATGGTTAACCCTAATGGTATTCTAGGAACTTTATTTGCACCAGTGGTTACATTATTTGGTGGTGAATACAAGGTCCATGTTATCCATCACTACATTGCGTGGGGATTCTTGTTCTTTACTATTGTTCACGTGTATATGGCATTCCGAGAAGATGTTATGGAGGAATCCGGCGAAGTATCTGCTATGGTTTCAGGTATGAAATATTACGCTCATGATCCAATTGATATTGAAGACCTTAATGGTAAACGTCGTCGTGGGGAACGTATTGATAAACCATCTGGTACTACATATCGTCCAAGTGATCCTAATGATCCTAGAGAAAGAGAATTACAAGAAAATGACTAA
- a CDS encoding 4Fe-4S cluster-binding domain-containing protein, with amino-acid sequence MNVIEIFASIDGEGSRQGLLTTFLRLHDCNIRCSYCDTTYSYGIDSVFTEMTAAEVANVIESLGNHRITITGGEPLLQEAAVVELIDELNRRKAETMQDNTSGQAGSTCIIDIDKFDKREMLNDSLYDFNIETNGTIIPSFHRDNVWFTYDYKTPSSLAEESMNVDIFKVATERDLIKFVVGSPEDLDCMRRIIEQYPTVAQIYVSPVWGQIEPASIIDYMKAYNLQNVRFQLQIHKFVWDPDAKGV; translated from the coding sequence ATGAACGTGATTGAGATTTTTGCCTCTATTGATGGGGAAGGTAGTCGGCAAGGCTTGTTGACTACATTTTTACGCCTCCATGATTGCAATATTCGCTGTTCCTATTGCGATACGACTTATAGTTATGGCATTGATAGTGTCTTTACAGAGATGACTGCAGCTGAGGTGGCGAATGTTATTGAAAGCTTAGGTAATCATCGCATTACTATTACTGGTGGGGAGCCCTTATTGCAAGAAGCCGCTGTAGTAGAGCTAATCGATGAGTTAAATCGTCGGAAGGCTGAAACAATGCAGGATAATACATCAGGTCAAGCTGGTTCAACTTGTATTATTGATATAGATAAATTTGATAAACGAGAGATGCTTAATGATAGCCTTTATGATTTCAATATTGAAACAAATGGCACGATTATACCGAGCTTTCACAGAGATAATGTGTGGTTTACCTATGATTATAAAACACCGTCCTCTTTAGCCGAAGAGTCTATGAATGTAGATATATTCAAGGTGGCTACAGAACGAGATCTCATAAAGTTTGTCGTTGGCTCCCCAGAAGATTTGGATTGTATGCGTCGCATAATTGAACAATATCCTACAGTGGCTCAAATATATGTATCGCCTGTATGGGGACAGATTGAGCCGGCATCGATTATCGATTATATGAAAGCATATAATTTACAGAATGTACGATTTCAACTGCAAATCCATAAATTTGTCTGGGATCCAGATGCAAAGGGTGTATAG
- a CDS encoding nickel-dependent hydrogenase large subunit translates to MKRVVVDPISRIEGHLRVEIKVDEASGKVEDALSSGTAWRGIELVAKDRDPRDLWAFVQRICGVCTTTHALAALRAVEDAIGITIPKNANYIRNIMHSSLDVHDHIVHFYHLHALDWVSPVAALSADPAKTAQLQNDVLATYNVSGLAPAETASKDSAYPKEFPKATTAYFTAVQQKVKKIVESGQLGIFSAQWWDHPDYNLLPPEVHLMAVSHYLNILDRQRDIVIPHVVFGGKNPHPHYIVGGMPCSISMNDMNAPINTQRLAAVEQSIALTKDLVDNFYVPDLLAIGKIYVEKGMIDGGGLAKKRVMSYGDYPDDTYTGISNGDYHKKCIVRSNGVVENFALGVDKATFIPLEGKDFMDPQYLSEEVDHSWFTYPDGTKTLHPIEGVTDPKFTGPKSGTKEKWEFLDEDKKYSWIKSPTFKGKTAEVGPLAKYIVVYTKVKQGIIKDPTWAESMIVRQIDTVSQVLGVPAHVWMTTMVGRTACRGLDAQVAANISQYFFNKLVSNIKNGDTTVADMTKFEPNTWDKDAKGVGLVDAPRGGLGHWIHIKDGRSANYQCIVPSTWNACPKTAANEHGAYEDSMIDTHVKIADKPLEILKVIHSFDPCLACATHLYNKKGEKIVSVNTDALCK, encoded by the coding sequence ATGAAACGCGTAGTAGTAGATCCGATTTCCCGTATTGAAGGTCATTTACGGGTTGAAATAAAAGTTGATGAAGCGAGTGGTAAAGTAGAGGACGCATTGTCTTCTGGTACTGCTTGGCGCGGTATCGAACTTGTTGCTAAAGATCGCGATCCTCGTGACCTTTGGGCGTTCGTACAACGGATTTGTGGTGTATGTACTACAACACATGCGTTGGCAGCATTACGTGCGGTAGAGGATGCAATTGGAATTACAATTCCTAAAAATGCAAACTATATACGTAATATCATGCATAGTAGTCTAGATGTGCATGATCATATCGTGCATTTCTATCACTTACATGCGCTTGATTGGGTTAGTCCGGTAGCAGCTCTTAGTGCAGATCCTGCTAAAACCGCTCAATTACAAAATGATGTATTAGCAACTTATAATGTGAGCGGTTTAGCACCTGCGGAAACGGCATCAAAAGACTCAGCCTATCCTAAAGAGTTTCCTAAGGCTACTACAGCATACTTTACGGCTGTACAACAAAAGGTTAAGAAAATAGTTGAATCAGGCCAATTGGGGATTTTCTCCGCTCAATGGTGGGATCATCCTGATTATAACTTGTTACCTCCAGAAGTTCATTTGATGGCCGTATCTCATTATTTGAACATTCTTGATCGTCAACGGGATATTGTAATTCCTCATGTTGTATTTGGTGGCAAAAACCCTCATCCTCATTACATTGTAGGTGGCATGCCATGCTCTATTTCTATGAATGATATGAATGCCCCTATTAATACGCAACGCCTTGCTGCTGTAGAGCAATCTATTGCATTGACTAAAGACTTAGTTGATAATTTCTACGTGCCAGATCTATTAGCTATCGGTAAAATATATGTAGAAAAAGGTATGATCGATGGTGGTGGCCTTGCGAAGAAACGCGTTATGTCCTATGGCGATTATCCTGATGATACGTACACCGGTATTTCTAATGGTGACTATCATAAGAAATGTATTGTTCGTTCCAATGGTGTTGTTGAAAACTTTGCGTTAGGTGTAGATAAAGCAACATTTATCCCATTAGAAGGTAAAGATTTTATGGATCCTCAATACCTTAGTGAAGAGGTTGATCATTCCTGGTTTACATATCCAGATGGAACAAAAACACTTCATCCTATTGAAGGTGTTACTGATCCTAAATTTACAGGTCCTAAATCTGGTACAAAAGAAAAATGGGAATTCCTTGATGAAGATAAAAAATATTCTTGGATTAAATCTCCAACTTTCAAAGGGAAAACTGCAGAGGTTGGTCCATTAGCAAAATATATTGTTGTGTATACAAAGGTAAAACAAGGCATAATCAAAGACCCAACTTGGGCTGAATCTATGATTGTTCGTCAAATTGATACAGTATCACAAGTATTGGGTGTACCAGCTCATGTATGGATGACTACTATGGTAGGACGTACAGCATGTCGTGGCCTTGATGCACAAGTAGCGGCAAATATTAGCCAATACTTCTTTAACAAACTTGTATCTAATATTAAAAATGGTGATACTACAGTAGCGGATATGACTAAGTTTGAACCAAATACATGGGATAAAGATGCTAAAGGGGTTGGCCTTGTAGATGCGCCTCGTGGTGGTTTGGGTCACTGGATACATATTAAAGATGGACGCTCTGCAAATTATCAATGTATAGTACCATCTACATGGAATGCGTGCCCTAAGACTGCAGCTAATGAACATGGTGCCTATGAAGATTCTATGATTGATACACATGTAAAAATTGCGGATAAACCACTTGAAATTTTGAAGGTAATTCACTCCTTTGATCCATGCCTAGCATGTGCAACCCATTTATACAATAAAAAAGGCGAAAAAATTGTTTCCGTCAATACAGATGCATTGTGTAAATAA
- a CDS encoding glycosyltransferase family 2 protein, with protein MLLSIVVPVYNEEENIANFYKAVTDVMSGLTYDYELIFVDDGSSDSSAMILREIAFNDKHVKVLLLARNFGHQTALTCGLDYAHGDAVITMDGDMQHPPALIPELVRLWESGYDVVRTIRDSTDDASWAKSFTSKYYYKLMNKMADVPIVEGGSDFRLMNSKALGTLKRFREHGRFLRGIVGALGYRQAELHFVAPPRFAGVSKFSVRKMIRFALDGVTAFSRVPLRAALYVGVLCGGMSFLLILHLLYVYLTGQALNGWTTLGVSILFIGGIQLVGLGIIGEYVGRIFEEVKQRPLYWVKSAINFEEHEEAPLLGPSSADVFMAPEAYTNKSKED; from the coding sequence ATGTTACTTTCTATTGTAGTGCCTGTATATAACGAAGAGGAAAATATAGCGAACTTTTATAAAGCTGTAACTGATGTTATGTCAGGTCTCACATATGATTATGAACTAATCTTCGTGGATGATGGATCTAGTGATTCGTCAGCTATGATACTGCGTGAAATTGCATTCAATGACAAACATGTTAAAGTGTTATTGCTGGCTCGTAACTTTGGGCATCAAACGGCACTTACATGTGGACTTGATTATGCTCATGGCGATGCAGTCATTACAATGGACGGTGATATGCAGCATCCACCTGCATTGATTCCTGAACTAGTTCGATTATGGGAATCAGGGTATGATGTGGTGCGTACCATACGCGATTCAACTGATGACGCTAGTTGGGCTAAATCTTTCACGTCTAAGTATTATTACAAACTAATGAACAAAATGGCCGATGTTCCTATTGTTGAAGGCGGGTCCGATTTCCGCCTCATGAATAGTAAAGCATTGGGCACGTTGAAACGATTCAGAGAACATGGTCGATTTTTACGTGGTATTGTCGGCGCCTTAGGGTACAGACAAGCAGAGTTGCACTTTGTGGCACCACCTCGATTTGCAGGTGTCTCAAAGTTTAGTGTGCGTAAAATGATTCGATTTGCTCTGGATGGTGTAACCGCTTTTTCAAGGGTGCCTTTACGGGCCGCCTTGTATGTAGGTGTACTTTGTGGTGGAATGAGCTTTTTGCTCATTTTACATCTTTTGTATGTATATCTTACAGGACAAGCTTTGAATGGGTGGACAACCTTGGGCGTATCAATCTTGTTTATTGGTGGAATTCAACTCGTCGGACTGGGAATTATTGGCGAGTATGTAGGTCGTATTTTTGAAGAGGTGAAGCAACGGCCTTTGTATTGGGTTAAGTCAGCTATAAATTTTGAAGAGCATGAAGAGGCTCCGTTACTCGGACCAAGTAGTGCAGATGTTTTTATGGCACCAGAGGCTTATACCAACAAGAGCAAAGAAGACTAG
- a CDS encoding hydrogenase expression/formation C-terminal domain-containing protein yields the protein MIENYGNVRAVLNELRLALKNLRETGETYSIYIEKTGLTEEEQVEVLETLGRGHITINFNETDQPVEWYESQFSGIWIGTYKNGRDDSILHTVEIAKYPVVAGAYIEDMELAEEDLQSWIDAAGL from the coding sequence ATGATTGAAAATTATGGTAATGTTCGCGCCGTTTTAAATGAGTTGCGTTTGGCTCTAAAGAATTTGCGTGAAACTGGTGAGACATATTCGATTTATATTGAAAAAACGGGTTTAACAGAGGAAGAACAAGTTGAAGTATTAGAAACACTTGGACGCGGTCATATTACGATTAACTTTAATGAAACTGATCAACCTGTAGAATGGTATGAATCACAATTTTCTGGAATCTGGATTGGGACTTATAAAAATGGTCGTGATGACTCAATTTTACATACCGTAGAGATCGCTAAGTATCCAGTTGTAGCTGGTGCTTATATAGAGGATATGGAACTGGCGGAGGAAGATTTACAATCTTGGATTGATGCTGCTGGATTATAG
- a CDS encoding tRNA (adenine(22)-N(1))-methyltransferase: MEPRPMMDRLEAVFSIVPKAHAIADIGTDHGYLAVELINRQRAEYVIAGDVHKGPLESARSYVESCGLADKVDCRLGDGLKVTGKGELNGAICCGMGGFLMRDIIDAGPEPLEFYVLQPQNGQKELRQYMVQKGYVIVLEIIVEDAGKLYTAFLAVRNDCVEAYTGMTEYVDVYQALPKDSLLWSVGALLEQDRPPLWMKYIEYLIYQRQCALDDMTEKLSYTDKYQDLEQEVNFLRNLL; the protein is encoded by the coding sequence ATGGAACCTAGACCTATGATGGACCGCCTAGAAGCGGTATTCTCAATCGTACCTAAGGCCCACGCCATTGCAGATATTGGCACCGATCATGGCTATTTAGCGGTAGAGCTCATCAACCGTCAACGCGCTGAATATGTCATTGCCGGTGATGTACATAAAGGTCCGTTAGAGTCTGCAAGATCATATGTTGAGTCTTGTGGACTAGCCGATAAAGTAGATTGTCGTTTAGGCGATGGTCTTAAAGTGACAGGAAAGGGCGAGTTGAACGGCGCCATTTGTTGTGGTATGGGCGGCTTTTTAATGCGGGATATTATAGATGCAGGACCAGAACCATTAGAGTTCTATGTACTCCAACCACAGAATGGACAAAAAGAATTACGTCAATACATGGTTCAAAAGGGATATGTTATCGTTCTAGAAATCATCGTAGAAGATGCAGGTAAGCTCTATACAGCGTTTTTAGCAGTACGCAATGATTGTGTAGAAGCTTATACAGGTATGACTGAATATGTAGATGTTTATCAAGCGTTACCGAAAGATTCCTTGTTGTGGTCTGTAGGGGCTTTATTGGAACAAGACAGACCACCACTTTGGATGAAATATATAGAGTATTTAATATATCAACGACAATGTGCATTAGATGATATGACAGAGAAATTAAGTTATACTGATAAATATCAGGATTTAGAGCAGGAAGTTAATTTTCTTCGTAATCTTTTATAG